Proteins encoded in a region of the Mercenaria mercenaria strain notata chromosome 1, MADL_Memer_1, whole genome shotgun sequence genome:
- the LOC123545604 gene encoding EGF domain-specific O-linked N-acetylglucosamine transferase-like, with protein MEWLCRCGIKRLLKVWLGFSVGLVFSFTLLVNEMVVQFTNNESKDRFSMTVLEVSNWYNTRTNFCGGHYTGYGHTFFKLKSTVFDPKKNIFTISCNEWMFLHKPSTYWFNGKYAPSRYSKSLTFNKGHDLRNILKDENITVVVYREYPHNFYHAMTQWYNIFVLSKLFSFRMKSVNILLLDTGPVVHIDEQWKLLFQQVIKADELNSPMYFKEAIFNIPGHESPMYYFDLIKLPFIEDFSNHVLQNFGIKGKQSFNCKTLTITLVLRRDYYMHPGVSTEKRIAERKFKNEYELLATLRSEFPGHTVQTLIAEEMSLPEQLSLTSNTDILIGMHGCVLTQILFLPKHAMVLEMYPVFWTVQRFFSSISRWRNIKHEYWQNSDKRNEFANHYTYVPTSVIHEFAQRARKHFACNKHNL; from the coding sequence ATGGAATGGTTATGCCGTTGTGGAATTAAGCGCCTGCTGAAGGTGTGGCTTGGCTTTTCTGTAGGATTGGTATTCAGCTTTACCCTACTAGTCAATGAAATGGTGGTACAGTTTACGAACAATGAATCCAAAGATCGCTTTTCTATGACAGTTCTTGAGGTCTCCAACTGGTATAACACGAGAACAAACTTCTGCGGGGGCCATTACACGGGATACGGCCATACTTTTTTCAAGTTGAAGTCAACTGTATTTGAcccaaagaaaaacatttttacaatatccTGTAACGAGTGGATGTTTTTGCATAAACCTTCAACGTACTGGTTTAATGGAAAATATGCTCCATCGCGGTATTCTAAATCTTTGACCTTCAACAAAGGTCACGATCTacgaaatattttgaaagatgagaATATTACAGTAGTTGTCTATAGGGAATATCCGCATAATTTCTATCATGCCATGACACAGTGGTACAATATTTTTGTACTGTCAAAACTTTTTAGCTTCAGAATGAAGAGTGTTAATATTCTTTTACTGGACACCGGTCCAGTGGTTCACATTGATGAACAGTGGAAGTTACTGTTTCAACAAGTGATAAAAGCGGATGAACTTAACAGTCCAATGTATTTTAAGGAAGCCATATTTAATATACCTGGGCACGAAAGCCCAATGTACTATTTTGATCTCATTAAACTGCCATTTATAGAAGACTTCTCAAATCATgttttgcaaaattttggtatAAAAGGCAAGCAGTCTTTTAACTGTAAAACATTAACAATAACTTTAGTTCTTAGGCGGGACTATTACATGCATCCCGGCGTAAGCACTGAGAAAAGAATCGCAGAACGAAAGTTCAAAAATGAGTACGAGTTACTTGCCACGCTCAGATCTGAATTTCCGGGCCATACGGTGCAAACGCTAATTGCGGAGGAAATGTCACTTCCGGAACAGTTGTCCTTGACCTCAAATACAGACATTTTGATTGGAATGCATGGTTGTGTTCTTACACAAATCTTATTCTTGCCAAAACATGCCATGGTGTTGGAAATGTATCCTGTTTTCTGGACAGTTCAGAGATTCTTTAGTTCTATATCCAGATGgagaaatatcaaacatgaaTACTGGCAGAATAGTGACAAAAGAAATGAATTTGCCAACCATTATACATATGTTCCAACAAGTGTTATACACGAATTTGCCCAACGTGCTCGAAAGCATTTTGCCTGTAATAAACACAACTTATAA